The Theobroma cacao cultivar B97-61/B2 chromosome 1, Criollo_cocoa_genome_V2, whole genome shotgun sequence genome contains the following window.
AGTCAAGAATATTACTATAATCGTTGCCAAAGCTAGCTTAAaggttatgaaatatgaacACTTTCTATCCCTTGAGGTCACCTCAACATTCTTAAATGGTCCCACGATTACTCATTTATCCTTAAGAAATAAGGTCCTGCAATTGCCTAGTGTGCCTGCCACACACAAAAAATCGCTTGTATCCTATTGAAAAGAAACTCTAAATTCAACTATTCTCTAACTCATATTTCTGTGAAATACTTAATTGACAAAAATCATAGTCAAACCTTTAGTAATATAAGGAAAGGGCAAAAGTTCTATTTCTATGTTTATTAAGGTAAAATACTTAAAACCCTTTAAGTTTTTATcgaaatttcaaacaaatccattagtttttaaaatagacaCTGCATGTCAAAAAAATATCTTCTACTAGACACATAAGTCTAATTGTTAGCCAACTATTAGTGTTTAAGTTAATTTGATGATATGACAATAttgaaaagatattttttttttattaattttaaaaattactattatattttttttttttgcaaaataaaaaatcaagatAGGGGAGCACTAGATCCATGCTTCCAAAGGTGCTCCCCTCCTTTGGGAACACCTGGTCAATGCTCCATTTTacctttgttttttctttttgcttgaTGATGCTTATTAGTTGTTGCTTAAATTTGATGTAAATCATCATTTATGAGACAATCAAGTCAATGCTTACTtagttgtttttttaaaaagtatcttttatatattaaaaaaattgataatgatataaaaaaaaagacttttaACACATTTGAAATGGTTAACCATGTTTATGCATAtcttctatatatatatattaaaaaaactgataataatattaaaagaatctttaaaagatttataatcATATCCCTAAAGAAAAAGGATTCTTCacattattaaatttgtttagcTGGGTTACTAATGTTACATGTCAAAGCTTAAATCCATCCTCTTGCAACCTAGAATTCACGGGACCAATTTCCCAACTCTAAAGACATGCTTGATAGATGGTGAAAAACTCATGTTTATATATCAAAAACCCACTCAATCTCTTATTGATGTGGGATTTGTGACATTTTATCCTATCTAATTATGCAACGCCCTCATTGCACTGTTTTTTTACTCGTAGAGAAGAGAGACTCTTACACTAATCTAAGTTTAACTCAACTCTTATATCTCTCATGGGGATCCCACATCAATTAAGATCTAGGTCTCCTCTGATATCAATTGTCATAGGTCAAAATTTAAGCTTAACTTCGTACGgtcttaaattttgaaaatagaatttaaataaaccTATAAATTACGAGTCCAAAAGGGATTCTTACATTAATCCGGATCTACCTCGACCCTTATATCTCACATGGAAACCCCATATTAATGAAGATTCAGCTCTCCTCTGATATCAAATGTCATAGACCGGAACTTAAGCTATAAATTACGACCCCAAAAGGGACTCTTATACTAATCTGAGTCCACCTTgattcttatatttttcatgCGGATCCCATATCAATAAAGATCTAGATTTCCTTTTATACCAAATGTCATAAATCAGAACTTAAATCTAATCTCGTACggttttaaactttaaaaataaaatttaaataaacttataaattaAGAGCCCATCACAACCaatgtgaagaaaaagaattttccACGTTATTAAATTTGCTTAGTTGGGTCATCAATCATATTTTAAACTCAAACGCCCGCGGTGGGGCTCAAACAACGACCACAAAGATTAAGAGCCTTGCGTTCTACCTACCAAGCTAGATAGGTTGACGTCATAAACCAAAGTCCTTGTTTGGTAACGTTTTTTAATAATGTTTGCAAATAACAACTAgtgtattaaaaaaaaaggtacatACATATTGAGATATAGAAATGTTGGAGGgaaaataaacttttttttgaaaaaaaaaaaaggtctaTGATCTAACTATAACTTAGGTGAGAGAGTCCGTATCTATTCAATGAACCCTGACTGCTACTCTCGCTTGAAGCCTTTCAATGAAGAGATGTCCTTAAGTATTTCCACCATGTTCACTGCCACTTCCTCACTTGCCCTTCAACTACACAGAGTAAATTAGATGCTAGAAGTATATATAGCAtcattaatttgaaaattgacaAACTTtagtgtaattatattgaatttaattgtTCTGCAATATTCTCTTACACATTTTCCTCATAGCTAGCTATTTTACTTTTAGATATCATGAATATCTACAAATTACCAtctgttaaaaatattataattgaaaattcttaaaattattcttgttttctttgtacTAGCATATATGCCTTTACCGCTTTATAGCTAATACATGTCaatttgttataattaatttaaatttaatctttaaatcctATTAAATCTTCTATAtatgaaataattattttatcaaattacACGTAAAACCGAACAAAGTGAGTCAAGATATGCATATTACTCAAACCTTTTAGGATTAATTTATCAACATAAATCTGCAATCCCAAATCTTTCATTAACAATTTCCTTACTATATATGCCTATTGTGGTTATGGAATACCTTTTCATGGGCTTGCTTGCGATGGCGGTATCCCTGAATTCAATTCATGAATTAGTGAAAAGAAGTCAGATATATCATAGGCAAATGAACCAAAATGTAAATgttaattataatttgtatATATACAGACAGACCTTATTAGTTCCATAGATAAAATCACAGTAGGTAAAAACCGAAGCAAAATTGCTCTGACTTTGTCCTCCAACATAGTGATGATAATCATGGTACTTCGCACCAACGTAAAATGGTATGAATTTGGTCGGACTCCAAGGAAACTCAAACCTTGTATCAGTATGGTTCATATATATGCACAATACAAAAAGGAAGGAAATTAAAGAGAACTCAGCTATTACAAAATTTATAcagaaatataattttataagaatACTCAATTCATCTATTTTATAAAAGTACTCTGTTCTTCTTTAAATATTTGTCTCTTTTTGACTTTTGTCAAGATTAGgatcaaattttgattttgatgtaCTTAATATTACAATTTGAAAAGCGTTTAGCATAAAgcttttaaaaaatctttgacctatttagaaaattttaaataattttcttttgttattaCGTTTGATCAGATTTATGCATTtctattttcaattatatagactcttatgattaatagttaattagttgtcattaatcaaaatatcacttgttaatttttatatcatgaaaatatgtttattatataaaaaaaaagtaaaaatactAAGTGTCctaagaaaaggaaatacaTCATTTCGAAAcattccaaaaagaaaatgaacaaagaaaaaaaagacaaaaggaattatatattgttcaaatttatttaatgacacaatatttcaaaataattaaagtcATAGTTcaaaatattggataaaaaagtcaaattaatgaaatatttatcAAAAGGAGGGTATAAGCTAAGTATCAAGTGGGTTAGTTAGTCTCCacccaattaaaatttttttcaattacttATATGAAAATGTACAATCAATGATAAAATCACGTACATATGAAAGGGTGATGATGAATTTATGAAAAAAGTAATGTCGACTTcgtatatattatataaatttaccCGTTGTGTGCGTCGATGGCCTCGACAAGGCGCAAACTGGTCCAAAGGTAGAGTGTGATCATGTGGCATGGAACCATGACCGGACCAAAAAATGTTGGAATAccgaatatcaaaatttcggCCCAGTGGGTATAAAGAGCTGTAAATCCAAACGAAGCTCGGTATTCATGGTGCATGTAGTGGATTTTATCGTAGCCCCATTGGCTATGGAGCAGCAGCCGATGGAACCAGTAGCTGGCGTAGTCTTCGAAAAGGAAGTAAACCAACAATTGACTTAAAACCTCCCACAACGACGGCAATGGCAAGCTTGTATGAATCCCAACCCACTGCATAAACACCCAGAAACGCAaatgaacttaaaaaaaaaaaaaagaacaacaaCAACGAGAAAGATTCTGGCTTGGTACGAAAGCAAGCGTTGACTGTCCCATGTCGCTTCAATCTACAGTTCGTCATACCTTAATGGCAGGGAAGGAAACGAATAGAAGAGGACACAACACAAAAGCAAACATCTTCATAACATGTTTATAACAATTAAACATGTCGGagaatgatatttttatgttgGGTTGAATCTTGAACTCGGCCATTCTCTTTGACTGACTCAGCTCCATGAACGCACAGGGGAGAGGGACCAAGGAGAACACCACGATCATGAAAAGCGCATTGTGACTATAAAGGAGGAAGTCCGATTTCTGAGCTGAATAGTTGTACCACAGTCTCTCCGCCAGGGTTAGGTTTCTCCCTAGAGCCAACGCTGCTTCTTCAAGGGTTTGATATGGCAgcattttgttctttttcactttcttaACCTTGGCAATACAACAGTATATGTAAGATTGTAGCaagaaattttatatatagtgagaggaagaaagagagattgaAGGAACGGCTGGGGTGCTTTGAAGTTTAGACAAAATCTATGCTTAACAATTCAAAGACGGTAAGCTCTTAAGGGAGTGCTCGATCTCAGAATTTACCACGAGAACTATCACGAAGTTTTTTGGTATGATGAAAAACacttgtttgattttattttttttctggatcgaataaaaattttatttaatatcaataaaaattgacACTTATCATAACatatcaaataaaacaaattataataacattaagtgaaacaaagaaattacaatcttcttaaaacaataattttttcgTTTTTGGGATGATGCTATATATGgtatgttttgaaattttgatgcCTCATTGTCTGgacttttaatttaaaaattatcacgTTTGATTGCAATAGGCCCGATTCTATTAAAAGATCACATCAGTAAATATTAGGATATTTTGATTGCAAAATTGCACGCTTTGGTCGGTTTTTTTCACTAGTTAGCAATAGCAGTAGAATTAATCAAAGATTTAAGCCTTATTAAGTCCGACGGAGTGTTCAAACTTTAATTTTGGGACACTTGTTAAGCCCCAActttagatttattttaataaatactTAAGGTCAGACATAGATGTAGCAacttaatttcatcaaaagTGAAGTAATTAGTTAAAgataaaagtaaagaaaatcAATACCGTCATAAGAATATAAGTACGTACCACTGATGTTGAAGAGGAGGAGGATCAAGAGAAACAGCTCGAGGCTCAAAGTGCGAAATGAACCAGCTTAGTTGGATTATTGAGTACAACAGAATCCGGAAATTCTTGGTGCTGACCGAAAGTATTGAACAAGGTTCTCTCAAATCTAGCAGAGGAAAGCGCCCCCCATGTTTCTTTAAATCTTGTCCTTTGATTACACAAGTCTCCTAACTACcctaaattattatttagtttaaattgTACATCTTCATAATGCTTGGTAGTTAGTAGCTACATGCAACTTAGAGACTTTATTGCTCAGATTAATCTAGAATATTGAATGCCAGTCAGGTCTCTTTCAAGGAGGAATATATGCTCATTGTTCTCTTtaccataaaataaaatgttattcatTGAAAAGGGTCAATTTTGCaaggaaaatattatttttcgtCTCCTTCTAGTTCACATTATGAGGCAGTACATTATTCTATTTCTTTGGTTTAGGTAAATATAAGGGTGACTAACAGccaatatttttaacaaattaaaaactaatgaaaaatgcttgaattttgatttagaatttttgacataattctctcttttcacACCAAAAAAGACTTTCATTAAAGAATGACAAcgtttctctttattttttcatttgtgGATCTCACAATATATTTTGAAAGTAATTAAGAGACATCGAAGAAATGGATTCAAGTAGTGCAAATTTGTCACAGTTTCTATATTAACAAAAGTAGGAAAGTAAGGTCTTAACGTATGATAAATGAATGGCAGAGACTAAGGTTCATCTTTCTTAAGAAAATGAATGACAGAGACTGGGAGTAGCGTTAACTGCTTGATAATTACGCAGATAAAGATGCAGAGCTGAACCACAGTACTCATTGCGTTAAGGTCATATCAGACactgaaaaggaaagaaaaatgaaaacccAGAAAGCAAAATGGGCTTAAACCAAGGGTAATAAAACTCATTCATCCCCTACCCTTGGACGAATTCCAGGTCCTGTTCTTATACTTGCACCCACTTCCGTCAAATCTTCCACCTGttcaaatgaaattataaaaacaaaattaaaacgTTTAGATTGCACATGTCtctattaatatattatatttttatttaattttaattataaaatatatttaaaaatattaatataaaattatttttatatttaataataaatataacttAAATGAATGAGTTCgacttaaattttcaaaataccaATTAAACCTAATCACTTTTAAAGATCGactattcattttttatttttttagtcaaaaaaatttttaaaagaaagaagtttgaaaaaaattgagatcttgattatttttgtttattttaatattttgtataaaaCTTGTTTAATAGTCACAAGTTACACATTTAATGAATTCAAGTGTTTAATACTTTGctttgaacaaaagaaaaaataaagaaatactTAGTACAAAAAGTTAGGACCTTTGAATATAAaaagcaaaatgaaaaagaatgaatgATAGTATCTAAAAAAACCTTACTACTAGTTGGTAATTACATACAAGGAACAAGCCAGTcgaataaaaatatgataaaatgaaataagCACACAATTATTCATTGATAGTAGCAGTACATGATAAGAGCAGCAAACTCCCCTTCCACTCAAAGGGGAAAGGCAAATAAACTTAAAAGAGCAAAACACACACAAAATAGCAGACATAAAAGGactaatttgatttttcattgAATCGAAGACTACATTCAAGTAGAAGTATTTGTTTTGTGGGCATTGCTTTTTCTAAGATTGCCAATACGGTTTGTATGAGAGTGAGTATCACCACGATGAAAGCAGCAACAGTCGCAGTTCCTCTCCAAAGATCGTTGAATAAACTTGCTTCAAGGTTGCCCATCTACGATTCcaagaatttttataatgCCAGTTTAGCTCCATACCGACATCACCATAAAGCAAAGTTGAATGTACAACTCCCACCGCAAGATTGTTAATCATATTTGCCACAGCTACACTGCTACCCAATCTATTGACAATAATCTCTTCCTTTACTAGTAAATCTACATCTTCATTAGTGTCAACAAGAGAGTCTAGTAGtttaatataattacaaaAGTAAGTTCTTTTTGGAtaataatattgtttgaaagtcATCAAGTTTCTAAAACGAATCTCAGTCTCGTACTCCACATCGATAGTTAACAATTTTAGCACTCCTTTCTCAAATCGTACCTGAAGCAAGCCGTACGTGGTGGTTTTGAGCATATCATCCATAAGCATATCTATAAGCTCAACACCTTCATACTCAAGACCACCAATCTTATAACAATTATATGAAACACCATTAAACACAACACCAAAATCATC
Protein-coding sequences here:
- the LOC18614438 gene encoding methylsterol monooxygenase 1-1 isoform X1 — translated: MLPYQTLEEAALALGRNLTLAERLWYNYSAQKSDFLLYSHNALFMIVVFSLVPLPCAFMELSQSKRMAEFKIQPNIKISFSDMFNCYKHVMKMFAFVLCPLLFVSFPAIKWVGIHTSLPLPSLWEVLSQLLVYFLFEDYASYWFHRLLLHSQWGYDKIHYMHHEYRASFGFTALYTHWAEILIFGIPTFFGPVMVPCHMITLYLWTSLRLVEAIDAHNGFEFPWSPTKFIPFYVGAKYHDYHHYVGGQSQSNFASVFTYCDFIYGTNKGYRHRKQAHEKLKGK
- the LOC18614438 gene encoding methylsterol monooxygenase 1-1 isoform X2 — its product is MLPYQTLEEAALALGRNLTLAERLWYNYSAQKSDFLLYSHNALFMIVVFSLVPLPCAFMELSQSKRMAEFKIQPNIKISFSDMFNCYKHVMKMFAFVLCPLLFVSFPAIKWVGIHTSLPLPSLWEVLSQLLVYFLFEDYASYWFHRLLLHSQWGYDKIHYMHHEYRASFGFTALYTHWAEILIFGIPTFFGPVMVPCHMITLYLWTSLRLVEAIDAHNGFEFPWSPTKFIPFYVGAKYHDYHHYVGGQSQSNFASVFTYCDFIYGTNKVWIPPSQASP